One part of the Veillonellales bacterium genome encodes these proteins:
- a CDS encoding phage Gp37/Gp68 family protein gives MGKSKIEWCDRTWSPVTGCTKVSPGCQNCYAERMSKRFGEKWGLPKDDPFKVTVHHDRLDQPLHWTKPSKIFVCSMADLFHDDVSFNFIHEIWDIMKACPQHTFLILTKRPKKMKETLERIYSLERLGWAKGFWNHVWLGVTAENQEQADKRIPILLQIPAAKRFVSVEPMLGTVNLNRYIMPSQKAKGTLFNAPIELSGKDLADLVGFHSLDWIICGGESGPGARPVHPDWVRSLRDQCKMSGTAFLFKQWGEWAQVGECGNESDDAEFYNKHNTQRINHNGGMGYHGAGSIYVQHIGKKKAGRLLDGQLWDEYPGCESNNDL, from the coding sequence ATGGGTAAATCAAAAATAGAGTGGTGTGACCGTACATGGTCGCCTGTTACTGGTTGCACGAAGGTTAGCCCTGGGTGCCAAAATTGCTATGCGGAACGAATGAGTAAGCGGTTTGGCGAAAAGTGGGGGCTTCCAAAGGATGATCCGTTTAAAGTGACAGTACACCATGATAGGTTGGATCAGCCACTTCATTGGACAAAGCCGAGTAAAATATTTGTTTGCAGTATGGCTGATTTGTTCCATGATGATGTTTCGTTCAATTTTATCCATGAGATATGGGATATTATGAAAGCTTGTCCACAGCATACCTTTCTTATCTTGACTAAAAGGCCGAAAAAAATGAAAGAAACGCTTGAACGTATATATAGTTTAGAACGGCTAGGATGGGCAAAAGGTTTTTGGAATCACGTTTGGCTAGGCGTAACCGCCGAGAACCAAGAGCAGGCCGACAAGCGGATACCGATACTGCTGCAAATTCCGGCAGCAAAACGGTTTGTAAGCGTGGAGCCTATGCTGGGGACGGTGAATTTGAACCGATATATTATGCCATCGCAAAAGGCCAAAGGAACCCTATTTAATGCTCCAATAGAGCTTTCGGGAAAAGATCTTGCGGATTTAGTTGGCTTCCATTCGCTTGACTGGATCATCTGCGGTGGTGAGAGCGGTCCGGGCGCGCGGCCTGTGCATCCTGATTGGGTACGGAGCCTGCGGGATCAGTGCAAAATGTCCGGAACGGCATTCCTGTTTAAGCAATGGGGTGAGTGGGCACAAGTTGGCGAATGCGGCAATGAATCTGATGATGCTGAGTTTTATAACAAACATAATACACAACGTATTAATCATAATGGCGGCATGGGATATCACGGTGCAGGATCTATTTACGTTCAGCATATCGGCAAAAAGAAAGCTGGTCGCTTACTTGACGGACAATTATGGGATGAATACCCGGGGTGTGAAAGCAATAATGACTTGTAA
- a CDS encoding PepSY domain-containing protein yields the protein MYITVQKIHQWIGLVLALFLLAEAISGLILAEPWLAGQSKGTPHQGVERSQVGDEKSTLQDRSRQPATLNISEKPAQTTFNIFGFAKGLHQGRIGNINLSWLIDLLAIGIIILTLTGIYLTWLRIRISRK from the coding sequence TTGTATATTACTGTTCAAAAGATACATCAATGGATAGGCCTCGTCTTAGCACTCTTTTTACTTGCAGAAGCAATATCTGGTCTTATTCTGGCGGAGCCTTGGCTTGCAGGCCAATCTAAAGGAACTCCACATCAAGGAGTAGAACGAAGTCAAGTAGGTGATGAAAAATCAACCCTTCAAGACAGAAGTAGGCAACCAGCCACTTTAAATATCAGTGAAAAGCCTGCACAAACCACTTTTAATATCTTCGGTTTTGCTAAAGGGCTACATCAAGGGCGAATCGGCAATATCAATTTATCATGGTTGATTGATCTTTTAGCAATCGGGATTATCATCCTGACATTAACAGGAATATATCTTACCTGGCTGCGAATACGAATAAGTCGAAAATAG